Part of the Acidobacteriota bacterium genome, AACGATGATGAGAAATTGAGGTCTATGGAGGAAAAAAGCAGGGCGTTGGGGAAGAGAAGAGCTGCTTCCCAGGTGGCTGAATTCGCCCTATCACTCGTTTCGGAGGGGAAAGGTGTTTAGGCGGTATAAACGGGTTCACTTCGTAGGTATTGGTGGGATTGGAATGAGTGGTATCGCCGAGGTGCTTCTTAATCTCGGGTATTATGTGAGTGGATCGGATTTAAAGAGGAGCAGGATAACCGAACGGCTCGCCAAACTCGGGGCGAAGATAACCTATGACCATAAACCGGAGAATATCGAGGGAGCGGATGTTGTCGTCTATTCCTCAGCGGTCTCCCTCGATAATCCGGAGTTGATGGCGGCGAAGGAGAGGCAGATACCGGTTATCCCCCGGGCGGAGATGCTTGGTGAGCTTATGCGGATGAAGTTCTCGGTAGCGGTTGCCGGTTCCCACGGGAAGACCTCGACTACCTCGATGATAGCGGTTGTCTTAAACGAGGCGGGGCTCGACCCAACCATTGTAATTGGAGGAAGATTGAACATCATAGGGAGCAGTGCCAAGCTGGGAAGGGGCGATCTCTTGGTCGCTGAGGCAGATGAGAGCGATGGGTCCTTTCTCAAGCTCTTTCCCACCATCGCGGTAGTTACCTCGATAGATAAGGAGCATCTGGACTACTACCACGACCTTGAGGATATCAAGAGGGCGTTCGTTGATTTCGTGAACAAGGTCCCCTTCTACGGCACTGGAATCCTCTGTCTCGATGAGGTAAATGTGCAGAGCATAATACCCCTTATCTACCGGAGGAAGCTCACCTATGGGATGAGCTCTCAAGCCGACTTGATGGCTGGTGATGTCGAGATCAAAGGGTTTTCCTCCCAATTTTCCGTCTTCTTCCGCGGGGAAAGGCTTGGTGAGCTTAAGCTCCGGGTGCCCGGGTATCACAGTGTTTACAACGCCCTGGCTGCGGTGGCGGTGGGGCTCGATCTCGAGATACCGTTTGACACCATCAAGCGGGCGCTCGAGGTGTTCTCCGGTGCTGACAGAAGGCTGGAGAAGAAGGGAGAGGTCAAAGGGATCCTCGTCCTCGATGATTATGGGCATCATCCTACCGAGATAAAGGTCACCCTCCGCGCGGTGAAGGAGGGTTGGGGGCGGAGGCTCATCGTCGTCTTCCAGCCACATCGCTATACCCGGACCAAGTTCCTCCTCGATGAGTTCGGGCGTTCCTTCTATCAGGCGGATAAGGTGATCGTTTCTGAGATCTACCCTGCCGGTGAAAAGCCCATCCCCGGGATCACCGGAGAGCTGATAGCGGAGAAGATAAGGGAGTTTGGCCATAAGGGGGTAATCTATGTCCCCGAGCTAAAGGATATACCAAAGCTACTCCTTGACGAAGTGGAGAAGGGGGATATCGTTCTCACCCTCGGGGCGGGAAATGTCTATAAGGTGGGGGAGGAATTTCTCACCCTCCTTAAGGGAGAGGAGGATGTTTGAATTGGCAACGATAAATCGGCTGGAGGAGATCGGACGGGACCTTGAGGTGGAGTTTATCCCGGAACCGCTCCTTTCCCGATATACCACTTTAGGGGTGGGAGGGGTAACGCCTTATCTCTTCTTCCCGGAAGAGAGAAACCTTACCCCTCTCCTCACCACCCTCTTTAATGAGGGGATCCCTTATCGGGTTATGGGTTTAGGAAGCAACCTCGTCGTCTCCGATTCCGGGGTGGCTGAGGTGGTGGTTACCCTGAGGCGGGTTTCTTCTCCAATTAAGGTGAGAGG contains:
- a CDS encoding UDP-N-acetylmuramate--L-alanine ligase, giving the protein MFRRYKRVHFVGIGGIGMSGIAEVLLNLGYYVSGSDLKRSRITERLAKLGAKITYDHKPENIEGADVVVYSSAVSLDNPELMAAKERQIPVIPRAEMLGELMRMKFSVAVAGSHGKTSTTSMIAVVLNEAGLDPTIVIGGRLNIIGSSAKLGRGDLLVAEADESDGSFLKLFPTIAVVTSIDKEHLDYYHDLEDIKRAFVDFVNKVPFYGTGILCLDEVNVQSIIPLIYRRKLTYGMSSQADLMAGDVEIKGFSSQFSVFFRGERLGELKLRVPGYHSVYNALAAVAVGLDLEIPFDTIKRALEVFSGADRRLEKKGEVKGILVLDDYGHHPTEIKVTLRAVKEGWGRRLIVVFQPHRYTRTKFLLDEFGRSFYQADKVIVSEIYPAGEKPIPGITGELIAEKIREFGHKGVIYVPELKDIPKLLLDEVEKGDIVLTLGAGNVYKVGEEFLTLLKGEEDV